One window of Metamycoplasma arthritidis genomic DNA carries:
- the tilS gene encoding tRNA lysidine(34) synthetase TilS, protein MIDKEELLNKALNDKKSKKLIAVSGGPDSMFLLNLFKEHNVVVAHVNYNKREDSNIDETIVRSYCKSHSIPYEIYSIKKGTNIKGNFQDWARKERYHFFKQIYDKYQCDYLLLAHHKDDFLETAIMQKEAKRKPEYFGIRPVNSFDGMQIIRPLIFTFWKDEIQKECIRLKIKFAIDSTNDKGVYARNIIRQKLKKFSRDDKEKLFSNILIENQNHQKIVNVINTQYELWKKQNFACDFIRSNCVTHIEVELVYKLIHENFANVKISTANLLNIVKFIKSTTSNSKYKIKDNVFIVKKKDKLLFLAI, encoded by the coding sequence GTGATTGATAAAGAAGAACTACTCAATAAAGCTCTCAATGATAAAAAAAGTAAAAAATTAATTGCTGTTAGTGGCGGTCCTGATTCAATGTTTTTGCTAAATCTTTTCAAGGAACATAACGTTGTTGTTGCTCACGTTAATTACAACAAAAGAGAAGACAGCAATATTGATGAGACAATTGTTCGTTCATATTGCAAAAGCCATAGTATTCCTTATGAAATTTATTCAATTAAAAAAGGTACTAATATTAAGGGCAATTTTCAGGATTGAGCAAGAAAAGAAAGATATCACTTTTTTAAACAAATTTACGATAAATATCAATGTGACTATTTGCTTCTAGCTCACCATAAAGATGATTTTTTAGAAACTGCTATAATGCAAAAAGAAGCCAAAAGAAAACCCGAATATTTTGGCATAAGACCTGTCAATAGTTTTGACGGTATGCAAATAATTAGGCCTTTAATTTTCACCTTTTGAAAAGATGAAATTCAAAAAGAGTGCATTAGATTAAAAATCAAATTTGCTATTGATAGCACCAATGATAAGGGCGTTTATGCTCGCAATATTATTCGCCAAAAGCTTAAGAAGTTTTCACGCGATGATAAAGAGAAATTATTTTCAAACATTCTGATAGAAAATCAAAATCATCAAAAGATAGTAAATGTTATTAATACACAATATGAACTTTGAAAAAAACAAAATTTCGCTTGCGATTTTATTCGCTCTAACTGTGTGACTCATATTGAAGTAGAACTAGTTTACAAATTAATTCACGAAAACTTTGCGAATGTAAAAATATCGACTGCCAATCTATTAAATATTGTTAAATTTATTAAATCAACCACTTCTAACTCCAAATATAAAATTAAGGATAATGTCTTTATTGTTAAGAAAAAGGATAAACTACTTTTTTTAGCAATTTAG